In Bacillus sp. Cs-700, one genomic interval encodes:
- a CDS encoding site-2 protease family protein, producing the protein MFTLSDIPMFFVNFFIILPIVTLVHEAGHVLVARLFGGRIKFCIGTGKKMIDIGPLEVRKKYFMEGWCQYDKLTYDKTWTHVSIYLAGSMFNLILILIINYLILTEVLPEALVFRQFVYFSFYFIFFSLMPYKNEDGKPSDGMAIYDVIRYGKAEDPID; encoded by the coding sequence GTGTTTACTTTAAGTGATATTCCCATGTTTTTTGTGAATTTCTTTATTATTCTTCCGATCGTAACATTGGTGCATGAGGCTGGACATGTGCTCGTAGCGAGATTATTTGGGGGAAGGATTAAATTCTGCATCGGTACTGGGAAGAAAATGATCGATATTGGGCCATTGGAGGTGCGAAAGAAATATTTCATGGAAGGTTGGTGTCAGTACGATAAGTTAACTTACGATAAAACGTGGACGCATGTGTCGATTTATCTAGCGGGCAGTATGTTTAATTTAATTCTTATTCTGATCATTAACTATCTGATTCTGACAGAGGTGCTACCAGAAGCTCTCGTATTTAGGCAATTTGTTTATTTCTCTTTCTACTTTATTTTCTTTTCTTTAATGCCTTATAAAAACGAAGATGGCAAGCCAAGTGACGGCATGGCCATTTATGATGTTATTCGCTATGGGAAAGCAGAAGACCCAATCGACTAA
- a CDS encoding glyoxalase superfamily protein: MITPIFRIFDTDKATDFYRDFLGFTIDWRHQYEENMPEYIQVSFHNALIHLTEHHGDASPGSSIRVKLDNVEDYHHILSQKEYAYSNPGMRHTSWKTIEMTVTDPFLNRITFYEEK, from the coding sequence ATGATTACACCGATTTTTCGCATCTTTGACACGGACAAAGCCACTGACTTTTATCGGGATTTCTTAGGGTTTACGATTGATTGGCGACATCAGTATGAAGAAAATATGCCTGAATACATTCAAGTTTCATTTCATAACGCTCTTATTCATTTAACCGAGCATCATGGGGACGCTTCACCAGGAAGTTCGATACGCGTAAAACTAGATAACGTCGAAGACTATCATCACATCCTATCACAAAAAGAATATGCCTATTCCAATCCAGGTATGAGGCATACCTCCTGGAAAACCATCGAAATGACTGTCACCGACCCATTTCTAAATCGGATAACGTTCTACGAAGAAAAGTAA
- a CDS encoding alanine/glycine:cation symporter family protein, translating into MEGFLTSIIDGSNNILWSYVLIAGLLGLGIYFTIASRFVQFRFFGEMFRVLGEKPDYKDGAKNISPFKSFCVGAATRIGTGNLAGVAVAITLGGPGAVFWMWMVALLGGATAFIESTLAQVYKVKGENAFRGGPAYYIEKGLKARWLGIVFAVLIAITFGLIFNSVQSNTIALAFENAFGINPLVIGVIITALTGIVIFGGVHRIANLSSIIVPVMAILYIVIALFVLLMNLAELPSIVALIVRSAFGFEQAVGGAIGAAIMNGVKRGLFSNEAGMGSAPNAAATSTTSHPAKQGLIQSLGVFVDTILVCSSTAFIILLAPVFRTGDVTGIELLQNSLNSHIGGWSGIFISIAIFLFAFSSIIGSYYYGETNIEFIKKSKGILFLFRLATMAFVLIGSISSLSLVWKMADLFMALMTVINLIAIGLLGKIAFKVLKDYENQRKQGKNPVFNPTKLGIHNADAWVEDQMEKEDDVEKEEAIG; encoded by the coding sequence ATGGAAGGATTTCTAACAAGTATCATTGATGGTTCAAACAACATTCTTTGGAGTTATGTGCTCATTGCCGGATTACTTGGACTTGGCATTTATTTCACGATTGCTTCGCGATTTGTTCAATTCCGATTTTTTGGCGAAATGTTTCGCGTATTAGGAGAAAAACCTGATTATAAGGATGGAGCGAAAAACATTTCCCCTTTTAAATCTTTCTGTGTCGGTGCAGCTACCCGGATTGGTACAGGGAACTTGGCAGGCGTTGCCGTGGCGATCACGCTAGGTGGTCCAGGGGCTGTTTTCTGGATGTGGATGGTTGCCCTGCTTGGTGGAGCGACAGCTTTCATTGAAAGTACACTTGCTCAGGTCTACAAGGTGAAAGGTGAAAACGCCTTTCGAGGCGGTCCCGCTTATTATATTGAAAAAGGGCTGAAAGCAAGATGGTTAGGAATTGTTTTTGCCGTTTTGATCGCCATTACGTTTGGTCTTATCTTTAATTCGGTTCAGAGTAATACGATCGCACTCGCGTTTGAAAATGCATTTGGTATAAATCCATTAGTTATTGGTGTTATCATTACTGCTTTAACTGGGATTGTCATCTTCGGTGGCGTGCATCGCATTGCTAACTTATCCAGTATTATTGTACCTGTTATGGCGATTCTCTATATTGTCATTGCTCTGTTTGTTCTCCTGATGAATTTGGCAGAGCTACCATCAATCGTAGCTCTTATCGTACGTAGTGCCTTCGGATTTGAACAAGCGGTTGGTGGAGCAATTGGTGCAGCCATTATGAACGGAGTAAAACGAGGGCTATTTTCGAATGAAGCCGGTATGGGTAGTGCGCCAAACGCAGCTGCTACTTCTACTACCTCACACCCAGCGAAACAAGGGCTTATTCAATCTCTTGGGGTATTTGTCGATACCATTCTCGTTTGTTCATCCACTGCCTTCATTATCTTACTAGCTCCTGTGTTTCGTACTGGTGACGTCACAGGGATTGAATTACTTCAAAACTCACTAAACTCTCATATTGGTGGATGGTCGGGTATTTTTATCTCCATAGCGATTTTCTTGTTCGCTTTCAGCTCGATTATTGGCTCTTACTACTATGGTGAAACAAATATTGAGTTTATTAAAAAAAGCAAAGGAATACTATTTCTGTTCCGTCTCGCTACGATGGCATTTGTGCTGATCGGCTCAATTTCAAGCTTAAGTCTCGTATGGAAAATGGCGGATCTCTTTATGGCACTGATGACAGTGATTAACTTGATTGCGATTGGTTTGTTAGGAAAAATCGCCTTCAAGGTTTTAAAAGACTATGAAAATCAGCGCAAACAAGGGAAAAACCCTGTGTTTAATCCTACTAAGCTAGGGATTCACAATGCAGACGCCTGGGTAGAGGATCAAATGGAGAAAGAAGATGACGTTGAAAAAGAGGAAGCGATCGGATAA
- a CDS encoding flavin monoamine oxidase family protein, whose translation MAKPFSSLRYPEDLLSLIQNGLPGKSPPKHVIIIGAGLSGLVAGSLLKRSGHYVTLLEGNDRIGGRVYTIREPFSLNQYMDAGAMRIPDNHALVHEYIRHFNLPLHPFLNASPKDLLFVNNVLTTKEEYEKNPDILGFPVNESEKGKTATELFLEATQPFIDLYKSSTKEEQEELVAKYGEYSMGEFLHYNPLGRPLSLNAIRMIGVMLGIEGFPEFAFTDILTDIIYPIFSKKVTFHQINGGNDRLPHSFIEELKHHIFLNQKVIKIKQSDRGVTITTLNPKTQERFRLKGDVAIVAIPFSVLQFIDIAPYHSVSFKKWQAIRELINVPAVKIGIEFRYRFWEKNNVGNALTDLPIRFSYVPGEGIGSNGSAALLASYSWGEDAVLWGSLPKDELTRILLKDLAKIYGNEVYTSFIKAVPFNWSQNPYSAGCFTLFTPGQENNLGDVIKHPEGKLHFAGEHTSSFHGWMEGAIESGLRAAYEVNELKNPFK comes from the coding sequence ATGGCCAAACCATTTTCTTCACTACGTTATCCGGAAGATTTGCTTTCACTTATTCAAAATGGGTTACCAGGAAAAAGTCCTCCAAAACACGTCATCATCATTGGAGCTGGCTTGTCAGGGCTCGTAGCGGGATCATTGCTGAAACGAAGTGGTCATTACGTCACACTATTAGAAGGCAATGACCGCATTGGCGGTCGGGTGTATACAATAAGAGAGCCGTTTTCATTAAACCAGTACATGGACGCAGGCGCTATGAGAATACCTGATAACCATGCTCTTGTGCATGAATACATTCGTCATTTTAACCTGCCCCTCCACCCTTTTTTAAACGCCTCCCCGAAAGACCTTCTATTTGTAAATAATGTGCTAACAACGAAAGAAGAATATGAAAAGAATCCAGACATTCTTGGCTTTCCAGTGAATGAAAGTGAAAAAGGAAAAACGGCGACAGAACTTTTTCTTGAAGCAACCCAGCCATTTATCGACCTTTATAAATCGAGCACGAAAGAAGAGCAAGAAGAACTTGTAGCTAAATACGGGGAATACTCAATGGGAGAATTTCTCCACTACAATCCGCTTGGGAGACCATTATCCCTCAATGCCATTCGCATGATTGGCGTTATGCTTGGCATTGAAGGGTTTCCAGAGTTCGCGTTTACCGATATTTTAACGGATATTATTTATCCTATTTTCAGCAAAAAAGTAACGTTTCATCAAATTAATGGTGGTAACGATCGCCTGCCCCATTCATTCATTGAAGAACTCAAGCACCACATTTTCCTAAATCAGAAAGTGATTAAAATAAAGCAGTCGGACCGCGGCGTTACTATAACAACGCTGAATCCTAAAACACAGGAAAGGTTCCGTCTGAAAGGAGACGTCGCAATTGTCGCCATTCCTTTCTCCGTTCTTCAATTTATCGACATTGCTCCATATCATTCGGTCTCATTTAAAAAATGGCAGGCGATTCGTGAACTGATCAATGTTCCAGCCGTAAAGATCGGAATTGAATTTCGCTATCGCTTTTGGGAAAAAAACAATGTGGGAAATGCGCTAACGGATTTACCGATTCGGTTTAGTTATGTTCCAGGGGAAGGAATCGGTTCAAACGGATCAGCCGCACTATTAGCTAGCTATAGCTGGGGGGAAGACGCCGTGCTCTGGGGAAGTTTACCGAAAGATGAACTGACTCGTATCCTACTTAAAGATCTAGCCAAAATCTATGGAAACGAAGTGTATACGTCATTTATCAAAGCCGTTCCCTTTAATTGGAGTCAGAACCCTTATTCTGCCGGCTGCTTCACTCTTTTCACACCAGGACAAGAAAACAACCTTGGTGACGTCATCAAACATCCGGAAGGAAAGCTCCATTTTGCAGGAGAGCATACTTCTTCCTTTCACGGATGGATGGAAGGCGCGATTGAATCAGGGCTAAGGGCTGCTTATGAGGTGAACGAGCTAAAGAATCCGTTTAAATAG
- a CDS encoding sulfatase-like hydrolase/transferase, whose amino-acid sequence MNRNKPLSSLFTRSKKPNFLILIDQPCDGDQSDDKKNLFMQELLLNGFEFQNHYVGSSACSPSKMTLFTGQYPSLHGVTQTRSSNQKQLNVTTIPIMEHYFRKAGYQTFWKELADQVNDEKDQRMASLNKNDEICADEVVELLEKLNRKEVEESHQWVIFSSFCSRHRYGGMMNVFQTLKKTTFYQNTIVLFTSILGQNKDLDATSKTNNVYEKYIHVPMMIHNPALFHGKKSTSMLTSHVDILPTMLGLAGIDEEEIQTLLSVDYSEVRPLIGRDLTPLLSGRKRFYRANEPIYFMTGDEGRRGLNEAPGVLVESDLQPNHIEAVVVTMRTGDDEQQEVWKYARYYDDPQYWRIPGVSDVIVTQEKDGAPEAEELSKWITLTKTSPAQDEFELYNLTRDPLEKKNLTDAEFETTETKEIRKVLSLILEEQHRQKRLISRKSDAGNVAM is encoded by the coding sequence ATGAATCGGAATAAGCCTCTATCCTCACTGTTTACGCGGTCTAAGAAGCCGAATTTTCTTATCTTAATTGATCAGCCGTGTGATGGCGATCAATCGGATGATAAGAAAAACCTCTTCATGCAAGAACTTTTGCTGAACGGATTTGAATTTCAAAATCATTATGTTGGTAGCTCCGCCTGTTCCCCTAGTAAAATGACGCTTTTTACAGGTCAGTATCCTTCTCTGCATGGTGTAACACAAACGAGAAGTTCCAATCAGAAGCAGTTGAACGTTACAACCATTCCTATAATGGAACATTACTTTCGAAAAGCAGGTTATCAAACGTTTTGGAAAGAACTTGCTGACCAGGTTAATGATGAAAAAGATCAACGTATGGCTTCACTAAATAAGAATGATGAGATTTGTGCGGATGAAGTAGTGGAACTGCTTGAAAAACTTAATCGAAAAGAAGTGGAAGAATCACACCAATGGGTGATTTTTAGCTCGTTTTGTTCAAGACACCGTTACGGTGGGATGATGAACGTATTTCAAACGTTGAAGAAGACGACGTTTTACCAGAATACGATCGTTCTTTTTACGTCGATTTTGGGGCAAAACAAAGACCTGGATGCAACGTCTAAGACAAACAACGTCTATGAGAAATATATTCACGTACCGATGATGATTCACAATCCTGCGCTTTTTCATGGTAAAAAAAGCACATCGATGCTAACCAGTCATGTCGACATTCTTCCGACGATGTTAGGTCTCGCAGGAATTGATGAGGAAGAAATTCAAACGTTGCTGAGCGTTGATTATTCGGAAGTTCGTCCGCTTATTGGAAGGGACCTTACGCCATTACTGTCAGGGAGGAAGCGGTTTTACCGGGCAAATGAGCCGATTTATTTCATGACAGGTGATGAAGGAAGACGTGGACTTAATGAAGCTCCAGGGGTATTAGTTGAATCCGACTTGCAGCCGAATCATATTGAAGCAGTAGTGGTGACAATGCGTACAGGCGACGATGAGCAGCAGGAAGTTTGGAAATACGCCCGCTACTATGATGATCCACAATATTGGAGAATTCCAGGCGTGTCAGATGTGATCGTTACGCAAGAGAAGGATGGTGCACCTGAAGCAGAGGAATTATCGAAATGGATCACCTTAACGAAGACCTCCCCCGCTCAAGACGAATTTGAGTTATATAATCTCACCCGTGATCCATTAGAAAAAAAGAACCTGACTGATGCAGAATTTGAAACGACTGAAACGAAAGAAATTAGGAAAGTATTATCGCTCATTTTAGAAGAGCAGCATCGTCAGAAGCGATTGATATCTAGGAAAAGTGATGCGGGGAATGTCGCTATGTGA